The Anaerolineales bacterium genomic sequence CCTGCAGGCGGTGAGCGCCAGCAAGGTGCGACGGGCGCAGCAGGCGGCATTGGCGACCCGGCCGTACGCCACCCAGGCCTGGGCAGTCCTTCGCCACCTTTCCTCCCAGCCCGGGCGCAATTCGGTCCACCCGCTGCTGAGGGACCGCGAGCAGGTTCGGCACCAGCTGGTGGCTGTGATCACGGGGGATCGCGGCCTGGCCGGAGCCTACAACATCAACGTCGTGCGCTTCGCCCTGGACAGCTTCCGGGCTTCAGCGGTGCCGGTCAGCTTTGTGATTATCGGCCGC encodes the following:
- a CDS encoding F0F1 ATP synthase subunit gamma — its product is MRLRIRSVGNIAQVTRALQAVSASKVRRAQQAALATRPYATQAWAVLRHLSSQPGRNSVHPLLRDREQVRHQLVAVITGDRGLAGAYNINVVRFALDSFRASAVPVSFVIIGRKGRDLISRQRVDIRAEFGGLPSEPEFSDVSAIGRLLVDEFLQGRADQVHVVYTDFVNMLRQVPTAKKLLPLELE